Proteins from one Triticum aestivum cultivar Chinese Spring chromosome 7A, IWGSC CS RefSeq v2.1, whole genome shotgun sequence genomic window:
- the LOC123153281 gene encoding uncharacterized protein has product MAHTQLRIESDDNMRMEMVTRMQVSSDKGQHSKAMKITAAIDGVESVTLAGEGRNLLRVVGKGVDSNHLTSKLRRKVGHTDIVELRTLQAGRGYAITTNPADGGGYHSAQAAGVGVRGDATAYGAFNSYTMTGYSPVAADQYHRQQQSSYEYKYYPPAPYPTTVIHHEYTVGDPTGCSIM; this is encoded by the exons aTGGCCCATACTCAGCTGAGGATCGAGTCCGACGACAATATGAGG ATGGAGATGGTGACCAGGATGCAGGTGAGCTCCGACAAGGGCCAACACTCCAAGGCCATGAAGATCACGGCAGCAATCGATG GAGTGGAGTCGGTGACGCTGGCGGGGGAGGGGCGGAACCTGCTCCGGGTGGTCGGCAAAGGCGTCGACTCCAACCACCTCACCAGCAAGCTGCGGCGGAAGGTGGGCCACACCGACATCGTCGAGCTGCGCACCCTGCAGGCGGGCCGCGGCTACGCGATCACCACCAACCCCGCCGACGGAGGGGGCTACCACTCTGCGCAGGCCGCGGGCGTGGGCGTGCGTGGGGACGCCACCGCCTACGGCGCGTTCAACAGTTACACTATGACCGGTTACTCACCGGTGGCCGCTGATCAGTACCACCGCCAGCAGCAGTCATCATACGAGTACAAGTACTACCCGCCCGCGCCGTACCCTACCACCGTCATCCACCACGAGTACACGGTCGGCGATCCAACCGGATGCTCCATCATGTAG